The Tepidisphaeraceae bacterium genomic sequence CAGCGGTGGACGGGGAACACTTCGAGGTGGCGCTGATCCCCACGACGGTGCAGATGACGAATTTGCTGCAGCACGATGTGGGTTGGCCGTTCAATTTCGAAGCGGATATTATTGGGAAGACGGTGGTGGCGTATTTGATGAGGACGGCGGGTCGTTAATGACCAATGACCCAACCAGAATGAACAAACACCAATGACCAATGAAGCCGGCGCGAGGCCGTTTGGACATTGGTGATTGGAATTTGATTGGTCATTCGGATTTGGTCATTTGTCATTCGAAATCACCCTCACCTGGCCTCTCCCGGCGTATGCGGGCGAGGGACCGGAGTAGGAAAACGATCGTCCTGATTCATTCGGCAATCGACATTCGAAATTCGGCATTTCCCCATGAGTTCCTACCGTCCCACCATCGCGATCACCATGGGAGAGCCGGCGGGCATTGGGCCTGAGGTGGTGGTGAAGGCGCTGGCCGACCCGGTGCTGCGGCACCGCGCGCGGTACATCATCTACGGGATGAATGAACTGCTGAGCTACGCGGCCGACCTGGCAGAATTCGACGTCTTCTGGTGGCGCGACCAGTTCAACGGGCGGCTGCGCAGTTATCCGCACGATGTCGTCGTAGTCGATTACGACATGTACAGCCTGCTTGGCAGCGCCGTGCGCAGCCCCAGCAAGATGGGCGGCGAGGCGAGCATGCGCTTCTGCGTCGACGCGATCGAGGCGGCCCAGAAGAAGCTGGTGGACGCCGTGGTGACGGCCCCCATTGCCAAGGAAAGCTGGAAGCTGGCGGGGTACGGCTTCCCTGGCCATACGGAACTGTTTGCGACGAAGACGAACGCCCGCCACTACGCGATGATGTTCGCGGGCGGGCCGCTGAAGGTGATTCTGGCGACGGTGCACATCCCGCTCAACAGCCTGTGGGGCCGGCTGAACATTGGCGCGGTCTTCCACCCGATCGAATTGGTGCACAAGACGCTGATCGAGTGGTTCGACATCGAAAAGCCCCGCATCGCGGTGGCGGGCGTGAACCCGCACGCGAGCGAAAACGGGCAGTTTGGGGACGAGGAGGAACGCATCATCTCCCCCGCCATCGCCATGGCCCGCGAGCAGGGAATTGACGCGACGGGCCCCTATTCGCCCGACACGGTCTTCTTAGCGGCGCGTGATGGAAAGTTCGATGCGGTCGTGGCGATGTACCACGACCAGGGATTGATCCCCGTGAAGCTGTTAGCGTTCGACCAGGCGGTGAACCTGACGGTGGGCCTGCCAATCATCCGCACCAGCCCCGATCACGGCACCGCCTTCGACATCGTCGGCCGCAACCGCGCCAACCCCGGCAGCATGCGGGCCGCGATTGAACTGGCGATCGATTTGTCGATCAAACGCCACAACCGCGACGCATTGCAGCGCGAGCACGAACGGCAGCATCCAAGAGAAGAATCGTAAACCGGCCCCCTCTTCTGTAGGACAGGCATTCCTGCCTGTCTCTCCCTGTGGGACGGACATTCTTGTCTGTCTCTCCCCCCGTATTCTCGCTTCTGTGGCACAGGCATTCCTGCCTGTGTCTCTTCTGTCTTTTGTCTTTCGTATTTTGTCTTTCAGTGTGGGGCGGACATTCTTGTCTGCCACGCGGCGCTCGCCGCGATTGCGAAGCGGCAGAGACGCGAAGGCGCGAAGGACACGAAGGACGTTGCGCCGGATCCACCTCAACTGCGCAGCGCGTCCGTAGAGATGGATAGCGTGCTCTTTGACAATCGAATAGCCGACGTGCGTGACATCTGGGATCCCCATTCCCATCACCCGATGGCGCAATATGGTGCACAATGGTGCACGGATTCGTGTTTTGCCTTACCCAAACCGCCGTCCAGATACGGGTTCGCGTTACGTTCTCCGTCTCCTTCGCGTCCGCCTTCGCGACTTCGCGTCTCTTTTGGATTTGTGGAAGCGCAACGCATGCAAAGCAAAGAGAGACAGGAAAGAACGTCCGTCCCATCAGAAGATCAAAAGAAAGAAGAGACACAGGCAAGAATGCCTGTGCCACAGAAGAGAGAATACGGGGGGAGAGACAGGCAGGAATGCCTGTCCTACAGAAGAGGGGCGACGGCTCGGGTTAAGCCTGCGTCTCGACCGGGAAGCCCGCCTGCCGCGCCTTGCGGGCGGCAATGAACGATCGCACGCACAGCACGATGTAGACGAGCAGGACGACCGCCATGATCGCCTGTGCCCGAACGGCACCCGGGCGGGCGGGCTCGGTGCCGCCCATCCAGGCGAACGCCTTGAATAAGCCCGGGGCGGCCCCCAGGAAGCCGAGCAGCGCAATCGTGACGGCGGCGTGCATCACGTGCTTGTTCAGCTGGGGTTTGGCAGCGGCGATGGCACCAAGGATCAGCAGGATGACGCCGACGACGGATGGAATGAACGCCGTCAGGCTTTTGACGTCGCTTAAGGCGTAGCCGCCAGCGCCGAGCAGGATTAGTAGAACGCCGAACGCGATCGTGATTTTCGCCATAATTGTTCTCCGTCAGTTGAAGGCGGAGACAGTCTAGGCGCGGCGGTGACCGGGCACAACCGGCTGAAGGACTGGAAGCGGGTTGTTATTGGAGGGGTGCCACCGGCGGATTGCCCGCCCGTGCCTTTGATCTATCGAGAGGAAAATACGGGCGGGCAAGCCGACGGTGGCGCACAGGTTTCGACGGGGAAATCAGCCGGCCTTGCGATACCGCGCGTTGCGTTGCTGGGCCATCGGCTCGCGCATCAGCTGCACGGAGCGCTCGATGATGGCCTGCGTGTCGCGGTCCAGCAGTCGTTCCAAATCGGGTGAAAGTCCCAGTTCGGTCAGGACGGCTGAGGGGACGATGTCGATCTCCATGTCGGCGCAGTAGACGTGGCTGTACTTCACGAGCTGGTTGGCCACGTGCACGATGCTGACCGCGCGGAACATCTCCGACGGCATCGCCAGCACCGCGCTGTCGCCGGCGGGCATGTGGTGCAGGCGGATGGCCTCGACGAGGTCGCCGGGCAGTTCCCACTTGGCGGCGAGGAAGCCACCGATGAACGCATGATCGGCGCCGAAGAGCCGGCGTTCGCGCGCCAGGAAGCTTTCGTCGCCGTCGTGCTTGTCCCAGATCTGGCCGACGATCTGCGGGAACGTGCTGTTGATCGCGAGCTTGCCGATGTCGTGCAGCAGCCCGATCGTGCCCGCCAGCCACGGGTCGACACCGCCCACGCGCTTGGCGAGGTGTTCGGACGTCTGCGCGACGGCCATGGAGTGGAGCCAGAGTTTTTCCGGGTGATAGCCCTTCGTGCGCTTCGCATCGGCGGATGCAATGCCCATCATCGGCCCAAGCTTCAGCCGGACGACCAGGGCCTTCACGGTGGAGAAGCCCAGGTAAGCAACGGCCTCTTCGAGCGACAGGATCTCCCGCCGAAGCCCGAACGCGGCCGAGTTGACCATGCGGAGGATGCTGGCGACCAAAATCGGTTCGGTGCCAACGATGCTCGCCACGCTGCGGGCGGTCGAGCCCATGCTGTTCAGCTCGCGCAGGATGTTGTGGACGGCACGTGGTAACGGCGGGATCTTTTCGAGGCCCGACACCACCTCGTCCAGCAACTGCGACTTCTGAAGTTCGTTGACGTCGGCGGGACGGATCTTGGCGCCTTCGGGCGGGGCCGCAAAGAGCGCGGGTGTGACGGCCGGACTGGTCAGGTCTGTTCCGACGCGTTCGTCCCACTGCGCGTCCACCTGCGCGAAGGAGTCGTCGGCCGCCTTGCGATTGCTGCGCCAGATGACCGCAACGGTGCCGCTGAGCAGAAGGGTGGCTGCGATAAGTACGATCCAAGCCGCCATGCGCGTCTCTCCGTCTCGGCCCGCGGAAATAGGGAAAGGGCTACCGGTTGTTATCGGATGGAGCGGCGCAAAAAGTTCAGTCTGGGTAAGTTGGGGGATGAGAAAGACCACGCGACCCGCCACTGGCGAGACGGTTTGCCTGCCGTAGGGGCGACGCAAATGTCGCCTATACGTGACCTACCCCTGCCGGCGGCCGTGCAGGTCGTTGGGACCACCGCCCGCGCGGGCGAGCGACGCCCAGTCCGTCAGCTCGACGGCCGCCACGATGTCGGATGGCAACGATGGGTCGATCGTCGCGTCAGGCACCACCGCCAGCAGCGGGGCTTTCGTCCAGCGCTCGATCTGGCGCAGGTTGGTCTCCTCGGCCACGCCCGCGCGGTCTACTGGGTAGCGATTGATGACCACCCCCGCCACCGGCACTCCGGCGCTGCGCAGGGCGACCACGGTGAGAACGCTGTGGTTGATCGTGCCCAGCCCCGGCCGGGCGACGACGACCGCGGGGGCGTTCAGCCAGCGGGCGGCGTCGAGCATGAGGTGCTGCCCATCGATCGGCACCATAATGCCACCGGCCCCTTCGACGATCAGGATGTCGCAGTCGCGCGACATCAGGTCGATCGACCGCTGGACCGCGTCCCAATCCACCGGCTCGCCCGCCCGCTCGGCCGCCACGTTCGGTGACAACGGCTCGGCGTAACGGTTGGGACAGATCACCTCCAACGGATAGGCCACGTCGCCACAGTGGGCGAGGAACTCCGCATCCTCCGACACCAGGCCCTCGCGCCGCTGTACGCAGCCACTGGCGACGGGCTTGAGCGCCCCCACCCGCGCGCCTCGCCGCCGAAACCAGTCGGCGATCGCACCGGCGACTACCGTCTTGCCGACGTCCGTATCAGTGCCGGTGATGAAGAGCGTGGGGATGGTGGGTGGCCGGATCATCATTATTCGCGAGATTCTACGCCTTCACCGTGGCATGGGCGTCTCGCCCATGCTTGTTGTAAGGCCGAGCGATCTCGTTTGTGGGTAAATGCACGGTCAGCGCCGCACAGCACTAAAAAATACTCTGTTCCACTCCGTACGCATGGGCGAGACGCCCATGCCACGGCCGGAGCGGGCGGCCGCTAGAGACTAGAAACCTCTGTCGCGATCGCATCAATGATTCGTTCTAAGTCCCCCACGGGCATCGCCAGTGGTGGCATCATCACGAGCGTGTCGGCAAGCGGCCGAATGATGATCCCGTGCTTGCGGATGGCTTGGCAGACCGCCGCCCCGACGCGCCGCTTGCTGTCGAAGGGTTGCTTCGTCTCGCGGTCGGCAACGAGTTCGATGCCGACCATCAGCCCCTTCTGCCGAAGGTCACCCACGTGCTTCAGCGGGCGAACCTGTTGATCCAACGCGCCCGCGAGCCACGCGGCCTTCTGCCGTACGCTCGCCAGCAAATCGTTTTTCTCGAAAAGGTCGAGTGACGCCAACGCCGCGGCGCAGGCGAGCGGGTTGCCGGTGTACGTGTGACCGTGGAAGAACGTGCGCCCGTCCCACGGTTCACCGAGGAACGCGTCGAAGATCCGCTGGGTCGCGAACGTTGCCGCCAGTGGCAGGTAGCCGCCGGTGATTCCCTTGGCGACGCACATTAAATCGGGTGACACGCCTTCATGTTCACACGCGAACATGCGGCCGGTGCGCCCGAATCCCACTGCCACCTCGTCGGCCACCAGCAGCACGTCGTACCTGTCGCACAGCTCTCGCACGCCGCGCAGGAAGCCGGGCGGATGGACGATCATTCCCGCGGCGCCCTGCACAATCGGTTCAATGCAGACCGCGGCCAGCCGTTGGTGGTTCTGCTCGAGGATGCGCTTCAGACACGCCAGGCACTGCGTCTTCACGTCCGAACTTGGCGAACAACCTACGCGGTCGCACGTGTCGTTGTTACAGCCGCACGTGGCGGCAAAACGGTACTCGAAGGGTGTCGGCGCGTAATGCACCTTAAACAGCATCGGAAAGTACGGCCGATGAAACGCCGTCGTCCGGCCGATGCTCATGGCCCCCACCGTATCGCCGTGATACGCCTCGGTGAACCCGACAAACTCGCACTTCTCCGGCCGACCGACGTTGTACCAGTACTGGGCCGCCAGCTTGAACGCGACCTCCGTCGCGGTCGCGCCCGCGTCGCTGTAGAACACCTTCGTCAACCCCCGCGGCACGATCTTCATTAACCGCTCGGCCAACAAAATCGCCGGCTCGCTGGCCAGCCCGAGCATGGTCGTGTGCGCCACCTTGTCCAGCTGCGCCCGCACCGCGGCGTCGATCTCCGGCACTCGGTGGCCGTGTACGTTGCACCACAAGCTACTGACACCGTCGAGATAGCGGTTGCCGTCCGAATCGATCAGGTGCATGCCCTCGGCTTCGGTGATGACGAGCGGTTGGTCCTCCATCCACAGCTTCATATGCGTGAACGGGTGCCAGATGTGCCTGCGGTCCAGGTCGCGCAGCGCTTCGGTTGAAAGATCGGAAGACGTCGTTGTCATGGCGGCCCCACTGTATCGCTAAGCACCGCACGTGGCACGTGCCGCTGCCACACCGCCCCACGATCCGGATGACCGACCTGATCCATAGCCGTAGCAGCCTCAGGAAAAAGTGGAGGCTGTTGTTTGGCGGATAGACGCGCCGAGCGGCTTTCACCACGCTACAATGTGGGCGATGAACCAGTTGGAAGAACTCAGTCCGTTAGAGCGAATGATTCGCCAGCAGCTCATGGATCGCGGCATCCGCGACCCGCGGGTGTTGGACGCAATGCGTGCCGTGCCGCGCGATCAGTTCATGCCGCGTGAGCTGCGCGAGAAGGCTTACGCCGACGGCGCCGCGCCGATCGGTCACGGCCAGACGATCAGCCAGCCGTACATCGTCGCGCTCATGTCGCAGCGGTTGGACGTGCAGGCGAACCACCGCGTGCTTGAGATCGGTACCGGCACCGGTTACCAGACGGCAGTGCTGGCGCAGCTGGCGAAAGAGGTCTACACGATCGAGCGCATCAAGCCGTTGCTCGACGAGGCATTCGAACGGCTGCTGTCGCGCGGCTACAAGAACGTCCACTTCCGCCACGCCGACGGCACGCTCGGCTGGCCGGGCATCGGCACGTTCGACCGCATCCTGATCACCGCCGGCGCGCCCACGTTGCCCGAGAAGATGCTGCGCGACCAGCTCGCCGATGGTGGCCTCGCATTGCTGCCCATCGGCCCGATGGAAAGCCAGATGCTGACCGAGGTCCAACGCTACGGCGACCGCTTGGAAACCGTCGACGTCTGCCCGGTTAGGTTTGTCAAACTGATCGGCACCGAAGGCTGGAGCGAAACAGAAGGTGGGTGAGCACAAGCGCCGCCTGCCTCCCCCCAAATTGTCATCGCAAAGGGAGCCTAAGGCGACCTGAGGGATCTCGATCGACCGGACGGCGCTTGCCTTGGGAGATCCCTGAGGTCGACAAGCCTCCCGTCGGGATGACACTCCGAGTGAGCTTGCAGTTTGCTCTGGAGCATCCGCTTCGGCCATCATACTGTCGGAATGTCTGCCGCCCCCATCACCACCCTTGAAGGTATCGGCCCCAACCGCGCCAAGGCGTTCGCGGAACTGGGCGTGAACACGCTCGATGAGTTGCTGAACTACTTCCCGCGCGACTACCGCTCCGAGTCCGCCGAGCGGCGGATCGCGGATTTGATCGAGGACGAAACCCAACCCGCGCGCGGGGAAGTGGTAGCGGTCGATTATCTCGCCGGGGGTCGCCGCCCGCGGTTCGAAGCGACGCTGGACGACGGCAGTGGCAAGATGGGGATGGTCTTCTTCAACGGCGCCTACTTGCGAAACAAGATCCGCCCGGGCATGCACCTGCGCGTGAAGGGGCGGGTCAAGTTCTTCCGCAACCTGCCGCAGATGAGCAACCCCACGTGGGAGCCCATCGCCACCGATGCTGCGACCATCGAAGAGGCGGCGTTCATTGCCGTCTACCCCGCCAGCAGCAAGCTGACCAGCGACGCGATCGCACGCACCGTCGCGGCCAACATCGATCGGCTCACGCACGACGTGAACGAGTGGTTTGCGCCGGACCTGCTGCGCAAGCGCAACCTCATCGGCCGGCGCGAGGCGTACCGCCTCATTCACACGCCGACCAACGAACGCGAGGCCAAGGCCGCCCGGCGGCGCCTGATGTACGACGAGCTGATGCTGATGCAGCTTGGCCTGGGCCTGGGCAAGCGCCTTCGGGATGGCAGACTGACCGCGCCGGTCATGCGGCTCGACAAGCTGCTCGACGAGCGCATCCGCGGTCGCTTCGGATTCGATCTCACAAACGCCCAGCAGAACGCCGTCTGGGAGATCATGAAGGACCTGCAAAGCGGCCGGCCGATGAACCGCTTGTTGCAGGGTGACGTGGGCAGCGGCAAGACGGTCGTGGCGCTCTACGCGATGCTCGTCGGCGTCGCCAACAAGCTGCAGTCGGCCATTCTGGCGCCCACGGAAGTGCTGGCGGAACAGCACTTCCTCACGCTGCGCCGGGCGATGACGGGGTCGACCGTGAACGTCGGCCTCTACACGTCGCGCACGAAGCGCAACAGCAAATCGCAGATGCTGCGCGATTTGGCCGACGGCAAGGTTCACCTGGCGGTCGGCACGCAGGCGTTGATTCAAGAGGACATCCGGTTTGCCAATCTGGGCCTTGTCGTGGTGGATGAACAACACCGCCTCGGCGTGCGCCAACGGGCGGTGCTGAAAGACAAAGGGCTGTCGCCGCACTACCTGGTGATGACCGCCACGCCCATTCCGCGCACGCTGGCGCTGTCGTACTTCGCCGACTTCGACGTCAGCGTGATCGACGAGCTGCCCCCCGGCCGTGTACCGATCAAGACGCGCTGGGTGACGCCGAAGCAATCGCACGTGGCGTACGATCTGATTCAGCGCGAGGTGGCCGCCGGTCGGCAGGCCTACATCGTGCTGCCGCAGATCGAGGACAGCGGCGCTGACGAGGCGAAGTCCGTCATCAAGGAATTCCAACGGCTCTCCACCGGCCCGCTGGCGGGCCTACGACTGGCGCAATTGCACGGCCAGATGAACGCCGACGAGAAGCACACCGTCATGAGCGCCTTCCGCGACGGCACGATCGACGTGCTGGTGGCGACCACGGTGATCGAGGTCGGCGTGGACGTGCCCAACGCCACCGTCATGCTCATCGACAACACCGAGCGCTTCGGCCTGTCGCAGTTGCATCAGCTGCGCGGCCGGGTCGGGCGCGGCACGCACGCGTCTTTCTGCGTGTTGCTGTCGGAGGCGTCCAGCGAGTCGGCGAAGGAGCGCATCACGGCCATGTGCGACACGTCCGACGGCTTCGAGATCGCCGAGCGCGACTTGCACCTGCGCGGCCCGGGCGAATTCTTCGGCACGCGGCAGCACGGTTTGCCCGAGTTCAAACTGGCCGACATCACCAGCGAGTTGGAACTGCTGCACGTGGCCAAGGACGATGCCCTGGAATTGCTCGCGGATGACCCGAAGCTCTCCACCCGTCCGCACGCCGCGCTGCGCGATGCGCTGGCCGTGCAGTTCGGCGAGACGCTGCGCCTAGCGCAGGTTGGCTAGTCGCCATTGCTTTCAAATCCTGGCGCGTCTATCCGCCCTGCCGTGCCGTCCCTATAATCGCGCGTTATGGAAACGCAGACGCTTCGCCTCGGCCACAGCCCCGATCCCGACGACGCCTTCATGTTCTACGGCTTAGCCAAGGACCTGCTGCCCTCCGGCAAGTGGCGCTTCGAGCATGTGCTGCAGGACATCCAGACGCTGAACCAACGCGCCATGCAGGGCGAGCTGGAGATCACCGCCATCAGCATCCATGCCTACCCGTACGTGGCCCACAAGTACGCCCTGACCAGTTGCGGCAGCAGCATGGGCGACAAGTACGGCCCGATGATCGTCACGCGCCAGCCGATGGGCATCGACGATTTGCGCGGCAAGACGATCGCGATTCCCGGTGAAATGACGACCGCCTTCCTCACGCTACAGTTGCTGCTCGGCAAGGGATCGAAAGGCAAATTGGACGACGCCGGCGCCGCCGCCGGAATGGCCGCCGCGCCCGCGGATCTGCCCAACCGCGCCCACAACCCCGAAGCGTCGCCCGCGTTCTACTACGAGGTCGTCCACTTCGACCAGATCCCCGCCTACGTGCGCGACGGCAAGGCCGACGCCGGCCTGCTCATCCACGAGGGCCAGCTGACGTTCGCCAACGAGGGCCTGCACCTCGTGGTCGACCTTGGCTCCTGGTGGCACGACAAGACCGGCCTCCCCCTGCCCCTCGGCGGCAACTGCATCCGCCGCGATCTGGGCCAGGAGGCCATGCAGGAGGTGACGAACATCCTGAAAAAAAGCATCCAGTACAGCCTCGACCACCGCGCCGAGGCGGTCGAGTACGCCCTGCAGTTCGGGCGCGACTTAAACCGCGAGTTGGCCGACAAGTTCGTCGGCATGTACGTCAACGATTGGACGCTAGACTACGGTCCGCGCGGCCGCGCGGCGATCACGCGCTTGCTGAGTGAAGGGGCCAAGGCGGGCATCGTGCCGGACGTCGGCGAGATCGACTACGTGATGGCCCGATGACGCGCGGTGCGACTCGCACGGTTGGTGGGTGACACCGCCATCACGCGCATAGCTGTGTGCAAGCCTGCGCCGAACGCCAAATGCGCCGCCAACACATAAGCGTGCCGTCTTAACGGTGTCCGCTGCGGGGGATCGCCGAAGCCGATCAGCGGCATGGCGATCTCATCGCCCATCAACCAGACGGCGGTGCCGAAGAGCGTGCCGTGGCCGGACTGTACGAGCGGTCGCATGCGGGTCGTCGACAGCGCGCCGTAGACCATCCCGGCCGCGGCGCCGAAGGCGAAGTGGAACACGGTGCCCAAGGGGCGGCGCGTGTGGGTTGGCAACCGAGAACCCGTGACGATTTGCCCCAATTTGTCGGCGGCCCGCTCGCTTTCGGCGCGTTCGTGATGATGCGAGCGCGGTTCCCCCTGTGGCCACTGCCCTTTGCCCACGCCCGCGTTGGCCAACCGCCTGCGGGCCTCGTGTTTATCGGCCGGCTTCTGCGCCATCGCCAACGCCGCCCGCGACCAGCTGGCCATGAACGCCACCATCACCGCAGTGCCCACTAATCCACCGACCGCGCCCGTGAAGGCCGCCCGGGATGTGCTCGTTTCACCGATGGTAATTCGCTGGATTCGCATCAACATCCAATATTACCGGCCCCCAGTGCGGTCGTCGGCTGTGAAAATCGTCCGCACGGCGGCAATCGTGCCGAGCGCGACCACTGGGATCGACCTTATCGCCGATAAGTTCCGCTTTACCGCCCTGTCCGTCCACTTCACGTCTCCTAAACAGTTGGTTTCGCCCGCGCCGCCGTGTCGGGCCGACATGTACCGACACGACACGGGACCGGAAACGTGTCGATACGACTCTCCCCGACACGCCGGAGAAAGAAATTCGTGTCGATACGCCGTTCCCCGACACGTCAACAAA encodes the following:
- the pdxA gene encoding 4-hydroxythreonine-4-phosphate dehydrogenase PdxA, with protein sequence MSSYRPTIAITMGEPAGIGPEVVVKALADPVLRHRARYIIYGMNELLSYAADLAEFDVFWWRDQFNGRLRSYPHDVVVVDYDMYSLLGSAVRSPSKMGGEASMRFCVDAIEAAQKKLVDAVVTAPIAKESWKLAGYGFPGHTELFATKTNARHYAMMFAGGPLKVILATVHIPLNSLWGRLNIGAVFHPIELVHKTLIEWFDIEKPRIAVAGVNPHASENGQFGDEEERIISPAIAMAREQGIDATGPYSPDTVFLAARDGKFDAVVAMYHDQGLIPVKLLAFDQAVNLTVGLPIIRTSPDHGTAFDIVGRNRANPGSMRAAIELAIDLSIKRHNRDALQREHERQHPREES
- a CDS encoding HDOD domain-containing protein → MAAWIVLIAATLLLSGTVAVIWRSNRKAADDSFAQVDAQWDERVGTDLTSPAVTPALFAAPPEGAKIRPADVNELQKSQLLDEVVSGLEKIPPLPRAVHNILRELNSMGSTARSVASIVGTEPILVASILRMVNSAAFGLRREILSLEEAVAYLGFSTVKALVVRLKLGPMMGIASADAKRTKGYHPEKLWLHSMAVAQTSEHLAKRVGGVDPWLAGTIGLLHDIGKLAINSTFPQIVGQIWDKHDGDESFLARERRLFGADHAFIGGFLAAKWELPGDLVEAIRLHHMPAGDSAVLAMPSEMFRAVSIVHVANQLVKYSHVYCADMEIDIVPSAVLTELGLSPDLERLLDRDTQAIIERSVQLMREPMAQQRNARYRKAG
- the bioD gene encoding dethiobiotin synthase gives rise to the protein MMIRPPTIPTLFITGTDTDVGKTVVAGAIADWFRRRGARVGALKPVASGCVQRREGLVSEDAEFLAHCGDVAYPLEVICPNRYAEPLSPNVAAERAGEPVDWDAVQRSIDLMSRDCDILIVEGAGGIMVPIDGQHLMLDAARWLNAPAVVVARPGLGTINHSVLTVVALRSAGVPVAGVVINRYPVDRAGVAEETNLRQIERWTKAPLLAVVPDATIDPSLPSDIVAAVELTDWASLARAGGGPNDLHGRRQG
- the bioA gene encoding adenosylmethionine--8-amino-7-oxononanoate transaminase; protein product: MTTTSSDLSTEALRDLDRRHIWHPFTHMKLWMEDQPLVITEAEGMHLIDSDGNRYLDGVSSLWCNVHGHRVPEIDAAVRAQLDKVAHTTMLGLASEPAILLAERLMKIVPRGLTKVFYSDAGATATEVAFKLAAQYWYNVGRPEKCEFVGFTEAYHGDTVGAMSIGRTTAFHRPYFPMLFKVHYAPTPFEYRFAATCGCNNDTCDRVGCSPSSDVKTQCLACLKRILEQNHQRLAAVCIEPIVQGAAGMIVHPPGFLRGVRELCDRYDVLLVADEVAVGFGRTGRMFACEHEGVSPDLMCVAKGITGGYLPLAATFATQRIFDAFLGEPWDGRTFFHGHTYTGNPLACAAALASLDLFEKNDLLASVRQKAAWLAGALDQQVRPLKHVGDLRQKGLMVGIELVADRETKQPFDSKRRVGAAVCQAIRKHGIIIRPLADTLVMMPPLAMPVGDLERIIDAIATEVSSL
- a CDS encoding protein-L-isoaspartate(D-aspartate) O-methyltransferase; amino-acid sequence: MNQLEELSPLERMIRQQLMDRGIRDPRVLDAMRAVPRDQFMPRELREKAYADGAAPIGHGQTISQPYIVALMSQRLDVQANHRVLEIGTGTGYQTAVLAQLAKEVYTIERIKPLLDEAFERLLSRGYKNVHFRHADGTLGWPGIGTFDRILITAGAPTLPEKMLRDQLADGGLALLPIGPMESQMLTEVQRYGDRLETVDVCPVRFVKLIGTEGWSETEGG
- the recG gene encoding ATP-dependent DNA helicase RecG: MSAAPITTLEGIGPNRAKAFAELGVNTLDELLNYFPRDYRSESAERRIADLIEDETQPARGEVVAVDYLAGGRRPRFEATLDDGSGKMGMVFFNGAYLRNKIRPGMHLRVKGRVKFFRNLPQMSNPTWEPIATDAATIEEAAFIAVYPASSKLTSDAIARTVAANIDRLTHDVNEWFAPDLLRKRNLIGRREAYRLIHTPTNEREAKAARRRLMYDELMLMQLGLGLGKRLRDGRLTAPVMRLDKLLDERIRGRFGFDLTNAQQNAVWEIMKDLQSGRPMNRLLQGDVGSGKTVVALYAMLVGVANKLQSAILAPTEVLAEQHFLTLRRAMTGSTVNVGLYTSRTKRNSKSQMLRDLADGKVHLAVGTQALIQEDIRFANLGLVVVDEQHRLGVRQRAVLKDKGLSPHYLVMTATPIPRTLALSYFADFDVSVIDELPPGRVPIKTRWVTPKQSHVAYDLIQREVAAGRQAYIVLPQIEDSGADEAKSVIKEFQRLSTGPLAGLRLAQLHGQMNADEKHTVMSAFRDGTIDVLVATTVIEVGVDVPNATVMLIDNTERFGLSQLHQLRGRVGRGTHASFCVLLSEASSESAKERITAMCDTSDGFEIAERDLHLRGPGEFFGTRQHGLPEFKLADITSELELLHVAKDDALELLADDPKLSTRPHAALRDALAVQFGETLRLAQVG
- a CDS encoding MqnA/MqnD/SBP family protein; translated protein: METQTLRLGHSPDPDDAFMFYGLAKDLLPSGKWRFEHVLQDIQTLNQRAMQGELEITAISIHAYPYVAHKYALTSCGSSMGDKYGPMIVTRQPMGIDDLRGKTIAIPGEMTTAFLTLQLLLGKGSKGKLDDAGAAAGMAAAPADLPNRAHNPEASPAFYYEVVHFDQIPAYVRDGKADAGLLIHEGQLTFANEGLHLVVDLGSWWHDKTGLPLPLGGNCIRRDLGQEAMQEVTNILKKSIQYSLDHRAEAVEYALQFGRDLNRELADKFVGMYVNDWTLDYGPRGRAAITRLLSEGAKAGIVPDVGEIDYVMAR
- a CDS encoding DUF1440 domain-containing protein — its product is MRIQRITIGETSTSRAAFTGAVGGLVGTAVMVAFMASWSRAALAMAQKPADKHEARRRLANAGVGKGQWPQGEPRSHHHERAESERAADKLGQIVTGSRLPTHTRRPLGTVFHFAFGAAAGMVYGALSTTRMRPLVQSGHGTLFGTAVWLMGDEIAMPLIGFGDPPQRTPLRRHAYVLAAHLAFGAGLHTAMRVMAVSPTNRASRTARHRAIT